The DNA window CGCCGGTAACCAGGGGACAACTATCACCGTATCggatttattttataatgtTCCCAGTAGATTGAGAAGCTTAAGACAGAAGGatgaatttaataaaatttttgatgtTATTGGTAAATATGCAATCAATAATCCAGGTATTGCATTTTCCTTGAGAAAAATTGGCGATTCTAGAATTGCTTTGGTCATTAAAAAGGATCTAAACATTAAAGACAGGATTAGAACTATATATACTAGTATTGTTTCAAACGATTTAAtagattttaatataaatgtaTCAGCTGAGGATACTGATGATTATGGAAAGATTGGATTTATTAGTTGTTCAGGGATGGTTGCTAACTTGAATTATTCAAACCAAGTCAAAAGGAATATTCagccaatttttttcattaataatagacTAGTTACGTGTGATCCTTTGAAAAGATCAATTGATCAAACATATTCCTCATATCTTCCTAGAGGGGCATCCAGACCCTTTGtgtatttaaatattaaactaAATCCCCGTATTTTAGATGTAAATGTTCATCCTACTAAAAGCGAAGTTAGATTTTTACATGAAGaggaaataataaatattattactttgaGATTACATGAATTTTTATCCAAATTAGACTCCTCGAGAACATTTAAAGCCAACACATTCAGTGCTAGTCAGATGAATTCAGCTTCTACCCCTTCATCAAACAagcataaaaatatattgaacAGTAGCCTAAAGCGCCAAGAAAGCAAATTGGTGCGTATTGATTCAGAACAAGCTAGAATCACCAGTTTTATGAGCCAGAAAAATGTTTCTTTAGATACTGATAAATTACCAACTGATGCCGATGGCAATCCAAATTCTAGTTTCATTGAGGGTAAAGATgatgtatatattaataacgaAAGAGAAGTTACTAAAGTTGAATTAACGAGTATTCAGACATTAAAACAATTAGTCGACGAAAATTCACACTACGATctaacaaatatttttgcaaATTTAACTTATATTGGTGTTATTGATTACACAAAACGATTGGCAGCTATCCAATATGatctaaaattatttatggtGGATTATGGTGCTGTTTGTTATGaacttttttatcaaatagGCTTGTCGGATTTTGCCAACTAtggtaaaatatatttgaacAAAAGCGGAAACGGATTAAATATCAAAGAAATTTTATCCCCTATCAAATCGGCCAATGATGCacaaattaaaagtatATGCGAAAAACTGTTAGATATGAAAGATATGTTATATGAATATTTCTCGATTGAAATCgaaaaaattgatgatGAGTGTATCCATATCAAAACACTACCTATGCTTCTATTAAAATACAAGCCGCCCATAAATAAGTTACCATTATTCATTTATAGATTAGGGACAAGAGTTGATTGGAATGAAGAACAAGCTTGCTTAGACGgaattttaaaacagaTTGCCTTATTATACATTCCAGAAATAATAGAAGAAAACGGAGAACACACTGATTTAAATAACActttagaaaaagttattttcccctgcattaaaaaaaggttaCTAGCTCCTAAAAGTTTGTTACGGGATATAGTTGAAATAGCAAATCTTCCTGGGTTATATAAAATCTTTGAAAGGTGTTAGTAATTCCAGTATATAATTCTCttcattaattaaaagTATTTCATTAATACTGAGTTCCTCATCTTCTCTTTCCTGTTCTTTTCTGCTcaacaatatattttttcgaGGTATAATTGATCCAACAGTGGATAAAATATTGgggattttattttcctctgcatgttttataatatcaACATCTtgctttaaaatttttattgcGGGGCTAGAAAGGATATTTTTAGCATCTACTAGCCCTTTTAATTTGACAAACCTTTCCATCAATTTAATACTGATATTGGTTTTTTCATAATTCCATACCCTAGTCATATTCGTTGTCAACAACTCTTTCACGTCCAAATACAATTGATAGTTCTCCTTGGAATCATTAAGTAAAGACAAAAATGCATGGAAAACACCTATATGCACCACAATGCACAAAACCATGGgatactttttaaaaaattgcacATCATCATTGTTTTGTAATACAATCACTTTTaagatttttttagaaTAGTGACATATCTGATCAAAAATAGTCAAATCGTCATAATAATACACCAATGTCAACTTATATAATTTCCAAAAGGTAAAATTAATCAGCAAATTTAACATAaacttttgaaataaatCGTTTTTTGAATTAGAGGATAAATTTTTGATGTAAATTTTGCGTTTCGTATCCAGTAATatgatttctttttcaatagcATCAATTGATTTCATTGAagcctttttatttacgtATTGTTCCATATCTCTATCAAGCGAAACAAATTTCCAAAGGAGTAACTCAAAAGTCTCTTCAACTTTATACAATTCTGgattattttcaacattttcaatatttttaggGAAAACATCTTGTTGTTCTTGTAAAACTAgtgatttaaaattatagtGCAAATTTATGGGCCTTTTAATAGATTCAGTTAAATAATCCCAATATAACAGTTGAAACCACATTTTATCACACGAATCTTTAATCAGCTTATATGATAAGAAGCTATTTTCAAAGCTAAAtggttttatattatttaagtTAATAGTACTTGAAATATGTTGTACGGTACAAAATAGGTGGTGATAATACATCGGATATCGGTACCTAAAGTCAGTATTACTTAAGATCAAAAACGCTTGAATGATTCGTACATCTGGTATGTGTAAAATGTTCTTTATTAGCTCTAGagtataatataaaaaacatttataaattttctcGAGATCTTCATCCCCaaataaattttccaattctCTTTGATTCATATAATAAACTGACATGGAA is part of the Saccharomycodes ludwigii strain NBRC 1722 chromosome III, whole genome shotgun sequence genome and encodes:
- the MLH1 gene encoding mismatch repair ATPase MLH1 (similar to Saccharomyces cerevisiae YMR167W | MLH1 | MutL Homolog), with protein sequence MSIKKLDPDVINKIAAGEIIISPTNALKELIENSIDASSKSIDISIQNNGFKILQISDDGSGIKKEDYPILCHRFTTSKITKFEDLSEIDTFGFRGEALSSISHIAHLSVTSKRRNEDLAWKCQFERGQMIDETLKPSAGNQGTTITVSDLFYNVPSRLRSLRQKDEFNKIFDVIGKYAINNPGIAFSLRKIGDSRIALVIKKDLNIKDRIRTIYTSIVSNDLIDFNINVSAEDTDDYGKIGFISCSGMVANLNYSNQVKRNIQPIFFINNRLVTCDPLKRSIDQTYSSYLPRGASRPFVYLNIKLNPRILDVNVHPTKSEVRFLHEEEIINIITLRLHEFLSKLDSSRTFKANTFSASQMNSASTPSSNKHKNILNSSLKRQESKLVRIDSEQARITSFMSQKNVSLDTDKLPTDADGNPNSSFIEGKDDVYINNEREVTKVELTSIQTLKQLVDENSHYDLTNIFANLTYIGVIDYTKRLAAIQYDLKLFMVDYGAVCYELFYQIGLSDFANYGKIYLNKSGNGLNIKEILSPIKSANDAQIKSICEKLLDMKDMLYEYFSIEIEKIDDECIHIKTLPMLLLKYKPPINKLPLFIYRLGTRVDWNEEQACLDGILKQIALLYIPEIIEENGEHTDLNNTLEKVIFPCIKKRLLAPKSLLRDIVEIANLPGLYKIFERC
- the CEP3 gene encoding Cep3p (similar to Saccharomyces cerevisiae YMR168C | CEP3 | CEntromere Protein), whose translation is MIKRRSVLTRKTSCPVCSKKRIKCDRLVPCTNCLNKGLENECLTSTFSRSTVESTIESHILSLYQNWDHWIVKEACFNGMLCMMHVPFINENNLLDDSLIRLVDEDNSFKILDFAMSNLGFMFFGYFADITEFYLLLEKYWEPKKYHGLSLDDMFTETLLWSIFSMSVYYMNQRELENLFGDEDLEKIYKCFLYYTLELIKNILHIPDVRIIQAFLILSNTDFRYRYPMYYHHLFCTVQHISSTINLNNIKPFSFENSFLSYKLIKDSCDKMWFQLLYWDYLTESIKRPINLHYNFKSLVLQEQQDVFPKNIENVENNPELYKVEETFELLLWKFVSLDRDMEQYVNKKASMKSIDAIEKEIILLDTKRKIYIKNLSSNSKNDLFQKFIYVTILKKS